In one Parageobacillus genomosp. 1 genomic region, the following are encoded:
- the purC gene encoding phosphoribosylaminoimidazolesuccinocarboxamide synthase: MKKLELLYEGKAKKVYTTDEANTLWVEYKDSATAFNGEKKATIAGKGRLNNEITSLLFSKLCEAGIPNHFLQKISATEQLVKKVTIIPLEVVVRNVVAGSLAKRLGIAEGTPLETPLIEFYYKNDDLGDPLLLEDHIAILKLATSEQIAVLKEMAFKVNEVLTQHFAARRVRLVDFKLEFGIDAKGDILLADEISPDTCRLWDMETNEKLDKDVFRRDLGSLTDAYEAILQRLGGESACIK; this comes from the coding sequence GTGAAAAAACTAGAATTGCTGTATGAAGGAAAGGCAAAAAAAGTGTATACGACGGATGAGGCGAATACGTTATGGGTGGAATATAAAGACAGCGCGACGGCGTTCAACGGAGAGAAAAAAGCGACGATTGCTGGCAAAGGACGTTTAAATAACGAAATTACTAGTTTGCTCTTTTCTAAGCTTTGTGAGGCGGGAATTCCGAATCATTTTCTGCAAAAAATATCTGCTACCGAGCAACTTGTCAAAAAAGTGACGATCATCCCGCTTGAAGTAGTTGTCCGCAACGTGGTGGCCGGGAGTCTGGCGAAGCGGCTTGGCATCGCAGAAGGCACCCCTTTGGAAACGCCTCTTATCGAATTTTATTACAAAAATGATGACCTTGGCGACCCTCTCTTATTAGAAGACCACATCGCCATATTAAAGCTGGCCACTTCCGAGCAAATTGCCGTTTTGAAGGAAATGGCTTTCAAGGTCAATGAAGTATTAACGCAGCACTTTGCCGCGCGGCGGGTGCGATTGGTTGACTTTAAACTGGAATTTGGCATCGATGCAAAAGGAGACATATTGCTTGCTGATGAGATTTCGCCGGATACGTGTCGCCTGTGGGATATGGAAACGAACGAAAAGTTGGATAAAGACGTGTTCCGCCGCGATTTAGGAAGCTTAACGGATGCATACGAAGCGATTTTACAACGATTAGGGGGAGAATCAGCATGTATAAAGTAA
- the purB gene encoding adenylosuccinate lyase, whose product MIERYTRPEMGAIWTEENRFKAWLEVEILACEAWAELGVIPKEDVERIRQNASFDIARIKEIEEETRHDVVAFTRAVSETLGEERKWVHYGLTSTDVVDTALSYLLKQANEILLKDLENFIQVLKEKALEHKYTVMMGRTHGVHAEPTTFGLKMALWYAEMQRNLERFKQAAEMVRVGKISGAVGTYANIDPFVEQYVCEKLGLKPAPISTQTLQRDRHAYYMATLALIATSIEKFAVEIRGLQKSEVREVEEFFAKGQKGSSAMPHKRNPIGSENMTGMARVIRGYMLTAYENVPLWHERDISHSSAERIILPDATIALNYMLNRFTNIVKNLTVYPENMKKNMDRTLGLIYSQRVLLALIDTGMTREEAYDLVQPKAMEAWEKQVPFRSLIEADERITNRLTKEQLDDCFDYRYHLKHVDTIFARLGLA is encoded by the coding sequence ATGATCGAACGTTACACAAGACCGGAAATGGGAGCGATTTGGACGGAAGAAAACCGCTTTAAAGCATGGCTCGAAGTGGAAATTTTAGCTTGCGAGGCGTGGGCCGAGCTTGGCGTTATTCCAAAAGAAGATGTCGAGCGCATCCGCCAAAACGCTTCGTTTGATATCGCGCGCATTAAAGAAATTGAAGAAGAAACGCGCCATGATGTCGTGGCGTTTACGCGCGCTGTTTCAGAAACGTTAGGCGAAGAACGGAAGTGGGTGCACTACGGGCTGACATCGACAGACGTCGTAGACACCGCTCTATCTTATTTACTAAAACAAGCGAACGAAATTTTATTAAAGGATTTAGAAAATTTCATTCAAGTATTGAAAGAGAAAGCGTTGGAGCATAAATATACGGTCATGATGGGACGCACGCACGGCGTTCACGCGGAACCGACAACATTTGGGTTGAAAATGGCATTATGGTATGCGGAAATGCAGCGCAATTTAGAACGGTTTAAACAAGCGGCGGAAATGGTGCGCGTCGGCAAAATTTCCGGCGCGGTCGGGACGTATGCGAACATTGATCCGTTTGTGGAGCAATATGTTTGCGAAAAATTAGGATTGAAACCAGCGCCGATTTCCACACAAACGCTGCAGCGCGACCGCCATGCGTATTATATGGCGACGCTGGCACTGATTGCGACATCAATTGAAAAATTTGCCGTCGAAATTCGCGGTCTGCAAAAAAGCGAAGTGCGGGAAGTGGAAGAGTTTTTTGCGAAAGGACAAAAAGGTTCGTCGGCGATGCCGCACAAGCGCAATCCGATTGGTTCGGAAAACATGACGGGAATGGCACGCGTCATCCGCGGATATATGCTGACGGCGTACGAAAATGTTCCGCTTTGGCATGAACGCGATATTTCCCATTCTTCTGCCGAACGCATTATTTTGCCAGATGCAACGATCGCCTTAAACTATATGCTCAACCGCTTTACGAACATTGTCAAGAACTTGACAGTCTACCCGGAAAACATGAAGAAAAACATGGACCGTACGTTAGGATTGATTTATTCGCAACGCGTCCTGCTCGCCCTTATTGATACGGGAATGACGCGGGAAGAAGCGTACGATTTAGTGCAGCCGAAAGCGATGGAAGCATGGGAAAAACAAGTGCCGTTCCGTTCCTTGATTGAAGCGGACGAGCGGATTACAAACCGTTTGACAAAAGAACAGCTCGACGATTGCTTCGATTATCGTTACCACTTAAAGCATGTCGATACGATTTTTGCACGGTTAGGGTTAGCGTAA
- the purL gene encoding phosphoribosylformylglycinamidine synthase subunit PurL: MSLLLEPGPTVIKDEKLYREMGLTDEEFAMIEKILGRLPNYTETGIFSVMWSEHCSYKNSKPVLKKFPTEGKHVLQGPGEGAGIVDIGDGLAVAFKIESHNHPSAIEPYQGAATGVGGIIRDVFSMGARPIALLNSLRFGELTSPRVKYLFENVVAGIAGYGNCVGIPTVGGEVQFDPSYEGNPLVNAMCVGIIRHEDIQRGVATGVGNTVMYVGAKTGRDGIHGATFASEELTEQSEAKRPAVQVGDPFMEKLLLEACLEVVKSDALVGIQDMGAAGLTSSSAEMASKGGFGIEMNLDLVPQREAGMTPYEMMLSESQERMLLVVKQGREQEIYDLFAKYGLEAKAIGKVTDDKMLRLYFRGEVVAEIPVDALAKDAPVYHKPAKEPAYYREFQAMEPYVPAVTDYAKTLLALLAQPTIASKEWVYDQYDYMVRTNTVVAPGSDAAVVRIRGTNKALAMTTDCNSRYLYLDPETGGKIAVAEAARNVVCSGAKPLALTDCLNFGNPEKPEIFWQLEKAVDGMSAACRALETPVISGNVSLYNETNGEAIYPTPIVGMVGLIEDIRHITTQSFKRAGDLIYVIGEAQPEFGGSELQKWLEGRIFGQAPAIDLTVEAKRQKQLLTAIQAGVIASAHDIAEGGFAVALAECLMGADGLGAKVKIAGDTISELFSETQSRFIVSVKKEHRETFEQLVEAKQIGEVTDDDTLLIEGANGETVIQLSVAEMRSVWKGAIPCLLKSKD, encoded by the coding sequence ATGTCATTACTACTTGAGCCAGGTCCAACAGTGATTAAAGACGAAAAATTATATCGGGAAATGGGATTGACGGACGAAGAATTTGCGATGATCGAAAAGATTTTGGGCCGTTTGCCGAACTACACGGAAACAGGAATTTTTTCCGTTATGTGGTCTGAGCATTGCAGCTACAAAAACTCGAAGCCGGTATTAAAAAAGTTTCCGACGGAAGGAAAGCATGTGCTTCAAGGCCCGGGCGAAGGAGCGGGCATCGTGGATATCGGCGACGGCTTGGCGGTGGCATTTAAAATTGAAAGCCATAACCACCCATCGGCAATTGAGCCGTATCAAGGGGCGGCGACCGGTGTCGGTGGCATCATCCGTGACGTCTTTTCGATGGGGGCGCGCCCAATTGCGCTATTAAATTCGCTTCGCTTCGGGGAATTAACGTCCCCGCGTGTCAAGTATTTATTTGAAAATGTAGTGGCTGGGATCGCTGGTTACGGCAATTGCGTCGGCATTCCGACCGTCGGCGGTGAAGTGCAGTTTGATCCTTCGTATGAAGGCAACCCGCTTGTCAATGCGATGTGCGTCGGTATTATTCGCCATGAAGACATTCAACGCGGCGTGGCAACCGGGGTAGGAAACACCGTCATGTATGTAGGGGCGAAAACAGGGCGTGACGGCATCCATGGCGCGACGTTTGCTTCGGAGGAGTTGACGGAACAATCGGAGGCGAAACGTCCAGCCGTTCAGGTCGGCGATCCGTTTATGGAAAAATTATTGCTCGAAGCCTGTTTGGAAGTAGTAAAATCCGATGCGCTTGTCGGCATTCAAGATATGGGCGCGGCTGGATTGACCAGCTCTTCGGCGGAGATGGCGAGCAAAGGCGGGTTTGGCATTGAAATGAATTTGGATCTTGTGCCGCAGCGTGAGGCGGGCATGACGCCGTATGAAATGATGCTCTCGGAATCGCAGGAGCGGATGCTGCTTGTCGTCAAACAAGGACGTGAACAAGAAATTTACGATTTGTTCGCCAAATACGGCTTGGAAGCAAAAGCGATCGGCAAAGTGACAGATGATAAAATGCTCCGTCTCTATTTCCGCGGTGAGGTCGTCGCTGAAATTCCAGTAGACGCCTTGGCAAAGGATGCGCCGGTCTATCATAAACCAGCAAAAGAACCCGCTTATTATCGCGAGTTCCAAGCGATGGAGCCATACGTTCCTGCTGTCACCGACTATGCAAAAACGTTGCTGGCGTTGCTAGCGCAGCCGACGATCGCCAGCAAAGAATGGGTATATGATCAATACGATTACATGGTGCGAACCAATACGGTAGTTGCGCCGGGATCAGATGCGGCCGTCGTGCGCATTCGCGGCACAAATAAGGCGCTGGCGATGACAACGGACTGCAACTCGCGCTACCTTTATTTAGATCCGGAAACCGGTGGGAAAATTGCTGTAGCCGAGGCGGCGAGAAATGTAGTTTGTTCCGGTGCCAAACCGCTGGCATTGACGGACTGCTTAAATTTCGGGAACCCGGAAAAACCGGAAATCTTCTGGCAGCTCGAAAAAGCGGTCGATGGAATGAGCGCCGCTTGCCGTGCGTTGGAAACACCGGTCATCAGCGGGAACGTTTCCTTATATAACGAAACGAACGGAGAAGCGATTTATCCAACTCCGATTGTCGGAATGGTCGGTCTTATTGAAGACATTCGTCATATTACGACGCAATCATTTAAACGTGCGGGCGATCTCATTTATGTCATCGGCGAAGCGCAGCCGGAGTTTGGCGGAAGCGAGCTGCAAAAATGGCTTGAAGGCCGCATTTTTGGCCAGGCGCCAGCCATTGATTTAACGGTGGAAGCGAAGCGGCAAAAACAACTGTTAACGGCGATCCAGGCAGGGGTGATCGCATCGGCGCATGATATCGCGGAAGGCGGCTTTGCTGTTGCCTTGGCGGAATGTTTGATGGGTGCGGATGGACTTGGCGCGAAAGTCAAGATCGCTGGGGATACGATTAGTGAACTATTTAGCGAAACACAATCGCGGTTTATCGTTTCCGTGAAAAAAGAACATCGCGAAACGTTTGAGCAATTGGTCGAAGCAAAGCAAATCGGTGAGGTAACCGACGACGATACGCTTCTTATTGAAGGCGCAAACGGAGAAACGGTCATCCAACTTTCCGTCGCGGAAATGAGAAGCGTGTGGAAAGGGGCTATTCCATGCTTGCTGAAATCAAAGGATTAA
- the purS gene encoding phosphoribosylformylglycinamidine synthase subunit PurS, with protein MYKVKVYVTLRESVLDPQGTAVKGALHSLSYTEVQDVRIGKFMELVIEKSDRDIDKLVREMCEKLLANTVIEDYRYEIEEVVVQ; from the coding sequence ATGTATAAAGTAAAAGTTTATGTAACGTTGCGTGAAAGTGTGCTTGATCCACAAGGAACGGCGGTCAAAGGAGCGCTTCATAGCTTATCGTATACGGAAGTGCAGGACGTCCGGATCGGAAAATTTATGGAGCTTGTCATCGAGAAAAGCGACCGCGATATCGACAAACTGGTACGGGAAATGTGCGAAAAGCTGTTGGCCAATACGGTTATTGAAGACTACCGTTATGAAATTGAGGAGGTAGTCGTGCAGTGA
- the purK gene encoding 5-(carboxyamino)imidazole ribonucleotide synthase — protein MINLDKQQILPGQTIGIIGGGQLGRMMALSAKAMGFRVAVLDPTPDSPCGQVADIEITAEYSDRGAIAELAKVSDVITYEFENIDADALHWLVEHAYVPQGSKLLAVTQDRATEKQAIVAAGLPVAPYAEVQTKEELALAVEKIGIPCVLKTCRGGYDGKGQHVIRCQEDVEAALSLLEVGPCVLESWISFDKEISVIVARNGFGEMAAFPVAENIHIDNILHQTIAPARIAADVAKKAVRYAETLADYFSLVGTLAVEMFLTKEGDIYINELAPRPHNSGHYTINACATSQFEQHVRAICNWPLGSTALLKPAVMVNILGEYVEPIRQSIGKLGAAHLHLYGKKEAKPKRKMGHVTVLAEHVDDALEMVNSWQIWKDRRQEYV, from the coding sequence GTGATCAACTTGGATAAGCAGCAAATTCTTCCCGGACAGACGATCGGAATTATTGGCGGCGGACAGCTTGGGCGGATGATGGCACTTTCGGCAAAAGCGATGGGATTTCGTGTCGCCGTGCTCGACCCAACACCTGATTCTCCTTGTGGCCAAGTGGCTGATATCGAAATTACTGCCGAATATAGCGACCGCGGGGCGATTGCAGAGCTGGCGAAAGTAAGCGATGTGATTACGTATGAATTTGAAAATATTGATGCTGATGCTTTACATTGGCTCGTTGAACACGCTTATGTACCGCAGGGAAGCAAGTTGCTCGCCGTCACGCAAGATCGCGCGACCGAGAAGCAGGCAATCGTCGCTGCAGGTCTTCCCGTCGCTCCGTATGCGGAAGTACAAACGAAAGAAGAGCTTGCTTTGGCAGTTGAAAAAATCGGCATTCCGTGTGTGCTGAAAACGTGCCGCGGCGGCTACGATGGAAAAGGGCAACACGTGATTCGCTGCCAAGAAGATGTCGAAGCGGCGCTTTCTTTGTTAGAAGTTGGTCCTTGCGTATTGGAAAGCTGGATTTCGTTTGACAAAGAAATTTCCGTGATCGTCGCAAGAAACGGATTCGGTGAGATGGCGGCATTTCCGGTTGCTGAAAACATTCATATCGATAATATTTTGCATCAAACAATTGCCCCAGCGCGTATCGCTGCGGATGTCGCAAAAAAAGCGGTGCGCTATGCGGAAACGCTCGCCGATTACTTTTCTTTAGTCGGAACGCTGGCAGTCGAAATGTTTTTGACAAAAGAAGGGGATATTTATATTAATGAGCTTGCCCCTAGACCGCACAACTCGGGTCATTATACAATTAATGCTTGTGCGACGTCCCAATTTGAGCAGCATGTCCGCGCCATCTGCAATTGGCCGTTAGGCAGCACCGCCTTGCTAAAGCCGGCAGTCATGGTCAATATTTTAGGGGAATATGTCGAGCCGATACGGCAAAGCATTGGAAAACTTGGTGCGGCGCATTTGCACCTATACGGCAAAAAAGAGGCAAAACCGAAACGAAAAATGGGGCATGTCACAGTGCTTGCCGAACATGTGGATGACGCGCTGGAAATGGTGAATTCATGGCAAATTTGGAAGGATCGGAGGCAAGAATACGTATGA
- the purF gene encoding amidophosphoribosyltransferase: MLAEIKGLNEECGIFGIWGHENAAQLTYYGLHSLQHRGQEGAGIVVAHQGTLQGHKGLGLVTEVFHNDTLQALNGAAAIGHVRYSTAGGGGYENVQPLLFRSQTGSIALAHNGNLTNAIDLKLQLEAQGSIFQTTSDTEVLAHLIRRSQAPTFNEQVKEALSYVEGAFAFLLLTEKELYIALDPHGFRPLSIGRLGDAYVVASETCAFDVIGATYEREVEPGELIIISGEGMRSERFAPTRPRSICSMEYIYFARPDSNVDGINIHTARKNLGKRLALEAPVEADIVTGVPDSSISAAIGYAEATGIPYELGLIKNRYVGRTFIQPSQSLREQGVKMKLSPVRGVVAGKRVVMVDDSIVRGTTSRRIVTMLREAGATEVHVRISAPPITHPCFYGIDTSTREELIASKHTVEEIRQIIGADSLAFLSQEGLLEAIGRPDHLPLRGQCLACFTGSYPTNVSRTCLPFMTVK, translated from the coding sequence ATGCTTGCTGAAATCAAAGGATTAAATGAAGAGTGCGGCATTTTCGGCATTTGGGGACATGAAAACGCGGCGCAGCTCACATATTACGGCTTGCATAGCCTTCAACACCGCGGCCAGGAAGGAGCGGGGATCGTCGTTGCCCATCAAGGAACGCTGCAAGGCCATAAAGGGTTGGGGCTTGTCACCGAAGTGTTTCACAACGATACGCTTCAAGCGCTAAACGGAGCGGCAGCGATCGGCCACGTCCGTTACTCAACGGCAGGGGGAGGCGGCTATGAAAACGTTCAGCCGCTTCTGTTCCGCTCGCAAACGGGAAGCATTGCCCTTGCCCATAACGGCAATCTCACGAATGCGATCGATTTAAAACTGCAGCTTGAGGCACAGGGGAGCATTTTCCAAACGACTTCTGATACGGAAGTGTTGGCCCATCTCATTCGCCGCAGCCAGGCGCCGACGTTCAATGAGCAGGTAAAAGAGGCGCTCTCTTATGTGGAAGGAGCGTTTGCATTCCTGTTATTGACGGAAAAGGAGCTATACATCGCTCTTGATCCACACGGATTTCGTCCGCTTTCGATCGGAAGGCTTGGCGATGCTTATGTCGTTGCTTCCGAGACGTGCGCCTTTGATGTGATCGGTGCCACGTACGAAAGAGAAGTCGAGCCGGGAGAGTTAATTATCATTAGTGGCGAAGGAATGCGTTCAGAGCGGTTCGCCCCGACGCGGCCACGTTCGATTTGCAGCATGGAATACATTTATTTCGCCCGTCCGGACAGCAATGTGGATGGCATTAACATTCATACGGCAAGAAAAAATTTAGGGAAACGCCTGGCGCTAGAGGCACCGGTAGAAGCGGATATTGTCACCGGCGTGCCTGATTCAAGCATTTCTGCTGCAATCGGCTACGCGGAGGCGACCGGCATTCCGTATGAGCTGGGGCTGATTAAAAACCGTTACGTCGGCCGTACGTTTATTCAGCCGTCCCAGTCATTGCGGGAGCAAGGGGTAAAAATGAAATTATCGCCGGTGCGCGGCGTGGTCGCCGGAAAACGCGTTGTGATGGTCGATGATTCGATTGTGCGCGGCACGACAAGCAGACGGATTGTGACGATGCTTCGCGAGGCGGGAGCGACGGAAGTGCACGTCCGCATTAGCGCGCCACCGATTACGCATCCATGTTTTTACGGAATTGACACATCGACGCGCGAAGAGCTGATTGCGTCCAAGCATACGGTCGAGGAAATTAGGCAAATCATTGGCGCCGATTCGTTGGCATTTTTAAGTCAAGAAGGGCTGTTAGAGGCGATTGGTCGGCCAGATCATCTGCCATTACGAGGGCAATGCCTGGCTTGTTTTACCGGAAGCTACCCGACCAATGTCAGCAGAACGTGTTTGCCGTTTATGACGGTGAAATAA
- a CDS encoding Hsp20/alpha crystallin family protein, translating into MKGNPFDPFSDWTKHWQQFFQGDFWGNFQSFLPATNKQQSGINIYKKDNELLIVVSLPGLEKVEDAELYIYYKTLEIKANINLNFKGFELVEEGIFQGTWEKTIPLPFAIKEDRIEATYHNGLLFIHLHRLIPDEQKKKIEIKKGE; encoded by the coding sequence GTGAAAGGGAACCCATTTGATCCGTTTTCCGATTGGACAAAACATTGGCAGCAATTTTTCCAAGGAGACTTTTGGGGGAATTTCCAATCATTTTTGCCAGCGACAAATAAACAACAATCTGGCATTAATATATATAAAAAAGACAACGAACTGCTGATCGTTGTCAGTTTGCCCGGATTAGAAAAAGTGGAAGACGCAGAACTTTATATATACTATAAAACATTAGAAATCAAGGCTAATATTAACTTAAACTTTAAAGGATTCGAGTTAGTGGAGGAAGGAATCTTTCAAGGCACATGGGAAAAAACGATTCCCCTTCCATTTGCAATAAAGGAAGACCGCATTGAAGCAACGTACCATAACGGTTTGCTGTTCATTCATCTGCACCGTCTGATTCCGGATGAGCAAAAAAAGAAAATCGAAATTAAAAAAGGGGAATAA
- the purQ gene encoding phosphoribosylformylglycinamidine synthase subunit PurQ, whose protein sequence is MKFAVIVFPGSNCDVDMYHAIADELQEEVEYVWHDEESLDHFDAILLPGGFSYGDYLRSGAIARFSNVMKAVQKAAEDGKPILGVCNGFQILLEAGLLPGAMRRNNSLKFICRPVSLKVENNETMFTSSYEQGEIITIPIAHGEGNYYCDEPTLKRLIENRQIVFRYHGENPNGSLADIAGIVNEKGNVLGMMPHPERAVDVLLGSADGLKLFQSIVKYWRETHVITT, encoded by the coding sequence GTGAAATTTGCTGTGATCGTGTTTCCAGGGTCCAATTGTGACGTTGATATGTATCATGCGATTGCCGATGAGTTGCAAGAAGAAGTCGAATACGTATGGCATGATGAGGAAAGTCTTGACCATTTTGACGCGATTTTGTTGCCGGGAGGATTTTCATACGGCGATTACCTTCGCTCCGGAGCGATCGCCCGCTTCTCCAACGTCATGAAAGCGGTCCAAAAAGCGGCGGAGGATGGAAAGCCGATATTAGGCGTATGCAACGGGTTTCAAATTTTGCTCGAAGCAGGGCTGCTTCCGGGGGCAATGCGCCGCAACAACAGTTTGAAATTTATTTGCCGCCCGGTGTCGTTAAAAGTAGAAAACAACGAAACGATGTTTACGTCTTCGTACGAACAAGGCGAAATCATTACGATCCCGATCGCCCATGGCGAAGGCAATTATTATTGTGATGAACCAACACTAAAGCGGCTGATCGAAAATCGGCAAATCGTTTTTCGCTATCACGGTGAAAATCCAAATGGAAGCTTAGCCGATATTGCTGGAATTGTCAATGAAAAAGGCAATGTACTTGGCATGATGCCGCATCCGGAGCGGGCGGTGGACGTGCTGCTTGGCAGCGCTGACGGGTTGAAGCTGTTCCAATCGATCGTGAAATACTGGAGGGAAACACATGTCATTACTACTTGA
- the purE gene encoding 5-(carboxyamino)imidazole ribonucleotide mutase produces MPPLVGVVMGSHSDWETMKHACDILEELQIPYEKKVVSAHRTPDYMFEYAETAEERGIKVIIAGAGGAAHLPGMIAAKTTIPVIGVPVQSKALNGLDSLLSIVQMPGGVPVATVAIGKAGATNAGLLAAAILGIHDPQYMEALKERREQIRKQVMESSDQLG; encoded by the coding sequence ATGCCGCCGCTTGTTGGAGTGGTCATGGGCAGTCATTCAGACTGGGAAACGATGAAGCATGCTTGCGATATATTAGAGGAACTGCAAATTCCATATGAGAAAAAGGTCGTTTCGGCCCATCGAACGCCTGATTACATGTTTGAATATGCCGAAACAGCGGAGGAAAGAGGAATTAAGGTGATTATCGCTGGGGCGGGAGGAGCGGCCCATTTGCCGGGAATGATAGCGGCGAAAACGACCATCCCTGTTATTGGGGTGCCGGTGCAGTCAAAAGCGTTAAACGGGTTAGATTCCCTTTTATCGATTGTGCAAATGCCAGGCGGGGTGCCAGTCGCCACCGTTGCCATTGGAAAGGCAGGAGCGACAAATGCGGGGCTTTTAGCGGCTGCCATATTAGGCATTCATGATCCGCAATACATGGAGGCATTAAAGGAGCGAAGAGAGCAAATACGAAAACAAGTGATGGAAAGTAGTGATCAACTTGGATAA